The following proteins come from a genomic window of Frankia casuarinae:
- the rplJ gene encoding 50S ribosomal protein L10, with amino-acid sequence MAKAEKTAAVAEIVEEFRGSTAAVLTEYRGLTVSQLTELRRALGEGTRYSVVKNTLTKIAAEQAGVTGLDDLFVGPTAVAFVSGDPVEAAKGLRDFARANPALVLKGGFVEGKPMTADEIRKLADLESREVLLAKLAGAMKGTLAGAVGLFAAPLSQVARLAEALREQREGQSAGVAEQPAAEAAAE; translated from the coding sequence ATGGCGAAAGCTGAGAAGACCGCCGCGGTGGCGGAGATCGTCGAGGAGTTCCGTGGCTCGACCGCTGCGGTGCTCACGGAGTACCGCGGTTTGACGGTGAGCCAGCTCACCGAGCTGCGGCGTGCCCTCGGCGAGGGCACGCGCTACTCCGTGGTCAAGAACACCCTGACCAAGATTGCGGCGGAGCAGGCCGGGGTCACCGGACTCGACGACCTGTTCGTCGGGCCGACCGCCGTCGCCTTCGTCAGCGGCGACCCGGTCGAGGCGGCCAAGGGCCTGCGCGACTTCGCTCGGGCGAACCCGGCACTGGTGCTCAAGGGCGGCTTCGTCGAGGGCAAGCCGATGACCGCCGACGAGATTCGCAAGCTTGCGGATCTTGAGTCCCGCGAGGTCCTGCTGGCGAAGCTGGCCGGGGCGATGAAGGGCACGCTGGCCGGGGCCGTCGGGCTCTTCGCCGCTCCGCTGTCCCAGGTGGCCCGGCTCGCCGAGGCGCTGCGCGAGCAGCGCGAAGGCCAGTCCGCCGGCGTCGCCGAGCAGCCGGCCGCCGAGGCTGCCGCCGAATAG
- the rplL gene encoding 50S ribosomal protein L7/L12, with the protein MAKLSTEELLDAFKELTLLELSEFVKQFEETFGVTAAAPVAVAAAPAAGGAGGEAPAAEEQDEFDVILESVGDKKIQVIKEVRALTSLGLKEAKDLVDGAPKPVLEKVAKEAADKAKAALEGAGATVTVK; encoded by the coding sequence ATGGCGAAGCTGTCGACCGAAGAGCTGCTGGACGCCTTCAAGGAACTGACCCTGCTGGAGCTCTCGGAGTTCGTGAAGCAGTTCGAGGAGACCTTCGGTGTCACCGCCGCGGCTCCGGTCGCCGTGGCCGCCGCTCCGGCCGCCGGTGGTGCGGGCGGCGAGGCGCCGGCCGCCGAGGAGCAGGACGAGTTCGACGTCATCCTTGAATCCGTCGGTGACAAGAAGATCCAGGTCATCAAGGAGGTCCGCGCGCTGACCAGCCTCGGGCTGAAGGAGGCCAAGGACCTCGTCGACGGGGCTCCGAAGCCAGTCCTGGAGAAGGTCGCCAAGGAGGCGGCGGACAAGGCGAAGGCGGCCCTCGAGGGCGCCGGCGCCACGGTCACCGTCAAGTAA
- the rpoB gene encoding DNA-directed RNA polymerase subunit beta, with protein MAASRSSSRISFAKIIEPLEVPDLLALQTQSFDWLIGSDAWAERVQEAIDSGRDDVPITSGLEEVFKEISPIEDFSGSMSLSFRDHRFEPPKYSVEECKDKDMTFSAPLFVTAEFTNNNTGEIKSQTVFMGDFPLMTPKGTFVINGTERVVVSQLVRSPGVYFERSLDKASDKDLYSCKVIPSRGAWLEFEIDKRDTVGVRIDRKRRQSVTVLLKALGWDEARILERFGDFPSMRITLEKDHTAGQDDALLDIYRKLRPGEPPTRESAQTLLENLFFNPKRYDLAKVGRYKVNKKLSLGVAHDVGVLTENDIVRTIEYVVKLHAGADPAEYEVDDIDHFGNRRIRTVGELIQNQVRLGLARMERVVRERMTTQDVEAITPQTLINIRPVVASIKEFFGTSQLSQFMDQTNPLAGLTHKRRLNALGPGGLSRERAGFEVRDVHPSHYGRMCPIETPEGPNIGLIGSLSTFARVNPFGFIETPYRKVENGRVTGQIDWLTADEEDRHVKAQANTPLRPDGSFAEDRVLVRRKGGEVEFIPPDEVDYMDVSPRQMVSVATAMIPFLEHDDANRALMGSNMQRQSVPLLRSEAPLVGTGMEARAAKDAGDVVVCAQAGVVEDLSADYITVMHDDGTRRTYRLAKFRRSNQGTCINQKPIVNEGDRVGAGQVIADGPCTDNGEMALGKNLLVAFMPWEGHNYEDAIILSQRLVQDDVLSSIHIEEHEVDARDTKLGPEEITRDIPNVAEEVLADLDERGIIRIGAEVSPGDVLVGKVTPKGETELTPEERLLRAIFGEKAREVRDTSLKVPHGESGKVIGVRVFSREDGDELPPGVNELVRVYVAQKRKITDGDKLAGRHGNKGVIAKILPAEDMPFLEDGTPVDVVLNPHGVPRRMNIGQILETHLGWVAKTGWQVDSGTEDWKERLRGIGADAASAGTNVATPVFDGAREEEITGLLDSTLPNRDGIQLIGSSGKAKLFDGRTGEPYPYPVAVGYIYILKLLHLVDDKIHARSTGPYSMITQQPLGGKAQFGGQRFGEMEVWALEAYGAAYALQELLTIKSDDVVGRVKVYEAIVKGENIPEPGIPESFKVLIKEMQSLCLNVEVLSSDGVQIEMRDTDEDVFRAAEELGIDLSRREPSSVEEV; from the coding sequence TTGGCCGCCTCGCGCTCTTCCTCCCGCATCTCGTTCGCTAAGATCATCGAGCCCCTCGAGGTCCCGGATCTCCTTGCTCTTCAGACGCAGTCCTTCGATTGGCTGATCGGTAGTGACGCCTGGGCGGAGCGGGTGCAGGAGGCCATCGATTCCGGCCGTGACGACGTTCCGATCACCTCGGGTCTCGAGGAGGTCTTCAAGGAGATCTCCCCGATCGAGGACTTCTCCGGCTCGATGTCACTGTCCTTTCGGGACCACCGGTTCGAACCGCCCAAGTACTCCGTGGAGGAGTGCAAGGACAAGGACATGACCTTCTCGGCCCCGCTGTTCGTCACGGCCGAGTTCACCAACAACAACACCGGCGAGATCAAGAGCCAGACGGTGTTCATGGGTGACTTCCCGCTCATGACCCCGAAGGGCACCTTCGTCATCAACGGCACTGAGCGCGTGGTGGTCAGTCAGCTCGTGCGCTCTCCGGGGGTCTACTTCGAGCGCAGCCTCGACAAGGCTTCCGACAAGGACCTGTACTCCTGCAAGGTGATCCCCTCCCGGGGAGCCTGGCTGGAGTTCGAGATCGACAAGCGCGACACCGTGGGCGTGCGGATCGACCGCAAGCGCCGTCAGTCCGTCACGGTGCTGCTCAAGGCGCTCGGCTGGGACGAGGCCCGCATCCTCGAGCGGTTCGGTGACTTCCCGTCGATGCGGATCACCCTGGAGAAGGACCACACCGCCGGCCAGGACGATGCGCTGCTCGACATCTACCGCAAGCTGCGCCCGGGTGAGCCGCCGACACGGGAGTCGGCGCAGACCCTGCTGGAGAACCTCTTCTTCAACCCGAAGCGTTACGACCTCGCCAAGGTCGGTCGCTACAAGGTCAACAAGAAGCTTTCCCTGGGTGTTGCCCACGACGTCGGTGTCCTCACCGAGAACGACATCGTGCGCACGATCGAGTACGTCGTCAAGCTGCACGCGGGTGCCGACCCGGCCGAGTACGAGGTCGACGACATCGACCACTTCGGCAACCGGCGCATACGCACCGTCGGCGAGCTTATCCAGAACCAGGTCCGCCTCGGCCTGGCCCGGATGGAGCGTGTCGTCCGCGAGCGGATGACGACCCAGGACGTCGAGGCGATCACCCCGCAGACCCTGATCAACATCCGGCCGGTCGTCGCCTCCATCAAGGAGTTCTTCGGCACCAGCCAGCTCTCGCAGTTCATGGACCAGACCAACCCGCTCGCCGGTCTGACCCACAAGCGCCGCCTGAACGCGCTCGGCCCCGGTGGTCTGTCCCGGGAGCGGGCCGGCTTCGAGGTCCGTGACGTGCACCCCAGCCACTACGGCCGGATGTGCCCGATCGAGACGCCGGAAGGCCCGAACATCGGCCTGATCGGCTCGCTGTCGACGTTCGCGCGGGTCAACCCGTTCGGCTTCATCGAGACCCCGTACCGCAAGGTGGAGAACGGCCGGGTCACCGGCCAGATCGACTGGCTGACCGCGGACGAGGAGGACCGGCACGTCAAGGCGCAGGCGAACACCCCGCTGCGGCCCGACGGCTCGTTCGCGGAGGACCGTGTCCTGGTCCGCCGCAAGGGCGGTGAGGTCGAGTTCATCCCGCCGGACGAGGTCGACTACATGGACGTCTCGCCGCGGCAGATGGTGTCCGTGGCGACCGCGATGATCCCGTTCCTCGAGCATGACGACGCCAACCGCGCGCTGATGGGCTCCAACATGCAGCGCCAGTCGGTGCCGCTGCTGCGCTCCGAGGCGCCGCTGGTCGGCACCGGGATGGAGGCCCGCGCGGCCAAGGATGCCGGCGACGTGGTCGTCTGCGCCCAGGCGGGGGTGGTCGAGGATCTCTCGGCCGACTACATCACCGTCATGCACGACGACGGCACCCGGCGCACCTACCGGCTGGCGAAGTTTCGCCGGTCGAACCAGGGCACCTGCATCAACCAGAAGCCGATCGTGAACGAGGGCGACCGGGTCGGGGCCGGCCAGGTCATCGCGGACGGCCCGTGCACCGACAACGGTGAGATGGCGCTCGGCAAGAACCTGCTGGTCGCCTTCATGCCGTGGGAGGGGCACAACTACGAGGATGCGATCATCCTGTCCCAGCGTCTCGTCCAGGACGACGTGCTGTCCTCGATCCACATCGAGGAGCACGAGGTCGACGCCCGCGACACCAAGCTCGGCCCGGAGGAGATCACCCGGGACATCCCGAACGTCGCCGAGGAGGTTCTCGCCGACCTCGACGAGCGGGGGATCATCCGGATCGGCGCCGAGGTCTCGCCCGGCGACGTCCTGGTCGGCAAGGTCACGCCCAAGGGCGAGACCGAGCTGACCCCCGAGGAGCGCCTGTTGCGCGCGATCTTCGGGGAGAAGGCCCGGGAGGTCCGTGACACCTCGCTGAAGGTGCCGCACGGTGAGTCCGGCAAGGTCATCGGCGTGCGGGTGTTCTCCCGCGAGGACGGCGACGAGCTCCCGCCCGGGGTCAACGAGCTGGTCCGGGTCTACGTCGCCCAGAAGCGAAAGATCACCGACGGGGACAAGCTTGCCGGCCGGCACGGTAACAAGGGTGTCATCGCGAAGATCCTCCCGGCCGAGGACATGCCCTTCCTCGAGGACGGGACCCCGGTCGACGTCGTGCTCAACCCGCATGGTGTGCCTCGGCGGATGAACATCGGCCAGATCCTGGAGACCCACCTCGGGTGGGTGGCCAAGACCGGCTGGCAGGTCGACTCCGGCACCGAGGACTGGAAGGAGCGGCTGCGTGGCATCGGCGCGGACGCCGCCTCGGCCGGCACCAATGTGGCGACCCCCGTCTTCGACGGTGCCCGCGAGGAGGAGATCACCGGTCTGCTCGACTCCACCCTGCCCAACCGCGACGGCATCCAGCTGATCGGCTCCTCCGGCAAGGCCAAGCTGTTCGACGGCCGGACCGGTGAGCCGTACCCCTACCCGGTGGCGGTCGGCTACATCTACATCCTCAAGTTGCTGCACCTGGTCGACGACAAGATCCACGCTCGGTCGACCGGTCCCTACTCAATGATCACCCAGCAGCCCCTGGGTGGTAAGGCGCAGTTCGGTGGCCAGCGGTTCGGCGAGATGGAGGTGTGGGCGCTGGAGGCCTACGGCGCCGCCTACGCCCTGCAGGAACTACTGACCATCAAGTCCGACGACGTCGTGGGCCGGGTCAAGGTCTACGAGGCGATCGTCAAGGGCGAGAACATTCCGGAGCCCGGTATCCCGGAGTCGTTCAAGGTGCTCATCAAGGAGATGCAGTCGCTGTGCCTCAACGTCGAGGTGCTCTCCAGCGATGGCGTGCAGATCGAGATGCGTGAC